One genomic segment of Clavelina lepadiformis chromosome 3, kaClaLepa1.1, whole genome shotgun sequence includes these proteins:
- the LOC143448600 gene encoding replication termination factor 2-like: MGCDGGTIPKRHELVRTKKKPEEKDKKADLAWKWQYCALSNQILKEPIVSCELGRLYNKDAVIEYLLDKDPANKLVKMNHIKGLKDIHVLVLHKNQDWERRAEKGDGYIDTHYAKYICPVAGIEMNGTYKFSYLLPCKCVLSERALKQVRGNKCPSCSKEYSKENDIINLNAAEEEEDILREKMEARKEAAKNERKRSKKDKKSNHLKNNSEPAVDEVKEKDEPSTSKVNGHKTTSSRNSKLGSSHSSDTVKNLTANNTVQGAKHKLKEEKIFQTEAFKSLFTSHSSAKRAKDKNGHWITYNPYHYAG; encoded by the exons ATGGGATGTGATGGAGGTACAATTCCAAAACGACATGAATTGGTTAGAACAAAAAAGAAGCCTGAAGAAAAAGACAAGAAAGCTGATTTGGCATGGAAATGGCAATACTGTGCCCTGTCAAACCAAATTTTGAAAGAACCCATCGTTTCTTGTGAGCTTGGCAG gtTGTATAATAAAGATGCTGTCATTGAATATTTGCTTGACAAGGATCCTGCTAACAAACTGGTGAAAATGAATCATATTAAAG GCTTAAAAGATATCCATGTACTTGTCTTGCATAAAAACCAAGACTGGGAAAGGCGTGCAGAGAAAGGTGATGGCTACATAGACACCCATTATGCCAAATATATCTGCCCTGTGGCTGGCATTGAAATGAATGGAACCTACAA GTTTTCTTACTTGCTTCCATGCAAATGTGTTTTAAGTGAGCGTGCATTAAAACAAGTCCGGGGAAATAAATGCCCTTCTTGTTCAAAGGAATATTCCAAAGAAAACGATATTATCAACTTAAATGCTGCTGAG GAGGAGGAGGACATATTGAGAGAAAAAATGGAAGCACGAAAGGAAGCAGCTAAGAACGAAAGAAAAAGAtctaaaaaagataaaaagtcTAACCACCTTAAAAACAACAGTGAACCTGCGGTGGATGAGGTGAAAGAAAAAGATGAACCT AGTACTTCAAAAGTCAATGGACACAAAACCACATCCAGTCGAAACTCAAAGCTTGGCAGCTCACATTCATCAGACACAGTGAAGAACTTGACTGCCAACAACACTGTACAAGGAGCAAAGCACAAGTTAAAAGAGGAAAAGATATTCCAGACAGAAGCATTTAAATCATTATTTACTTCACATTCTTCTGCAAAAAGGGCAAAGGACAAAAATGGTCATTGGATCACATATAACCCATATCATTATGCTGGGTAA
- the LOC143448599 gene encoding uncharacterized protein C12orf56-like isoform X1, with translation MAVKHVKFDSFLKRTLDAKVYEQVKICDPCIVLSKSEKHSFRFVFLTDEALCITENPPKSILYSISLKDVREVEMVHDSATFLQKELRAIALHIVIRHVSTNSSSINSLYNTRPIGNSKHSSILKTMVGSLLSNPSSNTSGQNSLQKSSIVSGSLSELNVNSHNNTNSQFTDDTTSFSLKNKTLSLESFEDGLSLSGSSATLSDYPASSPRDIFNWKQCDPFQVEVLDSAKDPRSSMGSESSVEEFHLYILNQTSNFFMMLKAVWRYHLLKSTTNFNCLENASNKPISNKVTAALFGGLKEDIVHAVQQSAPLEHVYKYFHELKSVAEGNMTIKNAFWKDAELFVACGHFLHRYSTTGSFFLEDRADEIECMVLVAETLCMMLQQTEAITQCHMVLQKCSSSFYGSMLKALISFPELSGSLKFDDSLKVLSHDYMVAAYDVIYEFIVAAEQVSWNCSEIAQLTFSTHTLYSVLNSQPNLNMFMDHIMKECVKMWASGPDDMNSSQFSPKSVNSSHNSPLSPSQAVVIYRNFTVLHRCLTKCASVKLHAREKFKEEFKYYIRPEKLEMKLPSLYPVSGIARNITSCVACIVLESSNIGHSGRKYGSPSKSQNTKNIS, from the exons ATGGCCGTCAAACATGTCAAATTTGACAGTTTCCTAAAAAGAACATTGGATGCAAAG GTTTACGAGCAAGTGAAAATATGTGATCCATGCATTGTACTTTCCAAATCAGAAAAACATTCCTTTcgatttgtatttttaactgATGAAGCTTTATGCATAACTGAAAATCCACCAAAGTCAATTCTCTATTCTATTTCATTGAAAGATGTCCGAGAAGTTGaaatg GTCCATGACTCAGCAACCTTCTTGCAAAAGGAACTACGAGCAATAGCACTACACATTGTTATAAGACATGTATCAACCAATTCAAGTAGTATAAACAGTTTGTACAATACAAGGCCCATTGGAAATAGCAAGCATTCGAGCATTTTAAAAACCATGGTTGGTTCCCTGTTAAGCAATCCATCCTCCAATACATCCGGGCAAAATTCCCTTCAAAAGTCGAGTATTGTTTCTGGCTCACTGAGTGAGCTCAACGTGAATAGCCATAACAATACAAACAGCCAGTTTACTGATGACACTACATCGTTTtctctgaaaaataaaaccttgTCTTTGGAAAGTTTTGAAGATGGCTTGTCTTTATCAG GTTCAAGTGCAACATTGTCAGATTACCCGGCCTCGTCCCCACGGGATATTTTCAACTGGAAGCAGTGTGACCCATTTCAAGTTGAAGTTTTGGATTCCGCAAAAGACCCCCGCAGTTCTATGGGCAGTGAAAGCTCTGTTGAGGAGTTTCACCTCTATATTTTGAACcaaacttcaaatttttttatgatgtTGAAAGCTGTATGGCGATATCACTTGCTT AAATCTActacaaattttaattgtcTTGAGAACGCCAGCAATAAGCCGATTAGCAATAAAGTCACAGCTGCACTGTTTGGTGGACTCAAAGAAGATATTGTTCATGCAGTTCAGCAATCAGCCCCACTGGAACATGTTTATAA GTATTTTCATGAATTGAAAAGTGTTGCTGAAGGTAATATGACcataaaaaatgctttttggAAAGATGCCGAGTTGTTTGTGGCTTGTGGACATTTTCTTCATAGATATTCCACTACAGGAAGCTTTTTTCTTGAAGACAGAGCAGATGAAATCGa ATGCATGGTTTTAGTGGCTGAAACACTATGCATGATGTTGCAACAAACTGAAGCAATAACACAATGTCATATGGTGCTACAAAAATGCAG CAGCAGCTTTTATGGAAGCATGCTAAAAGCCTTGATAAGCTTTCCTGAACTAAGTGGATCATTAAAATTTGACGATAGCCTAAAGGTGCTTTCACACGATTATATGGTGGCAGCTTATGATGTTATATACGAGTTTATTGTGGCTGCAGAACAG GTTTCGTGGAACTGTTCAGAAATTGCCCAACTCACTTTCAGCACTCACACCCTATATTCTGTGCTAAACTCCCAACCAAATCTC AATATGTTTATGGATCACATTATGAAAGAGTGTGTCAAGATGTGGGCATCTGGCCCCGATGATATGAATTCTTCTCAATTTAGCCCTAAGTCGGTTAATTCTTCTCATAATTCACCCCTGTCACCAAGTCAAGCTGTGGTAATATATAGAAATTTCACAGTTCTGCATCGCTGTCTTACTAAATGTGCCAGTGTCAAGTTACATGCAagagaaaaatttaaagaagaaTTCAA ATATTACATTCGACcagaaaaacttgaaatgaaACTTCCTAGTTTGTACCCTGTATCGGGTATTGCTCGAAATATTACGTCGTGCGTGGCGTGCATTGTGCTTGAAAGCAGCAATATTGGACATTCTGGCAGAAAATATGGCAGCCCTTCTAAGAGCCAAAATACAAAGAATATAAGTTGA
- the LOC143448599 gene encoding uncharacterized protein C12orf56-like isoform X2, whose product MAVKHVKFDSFLKRTLDAKVYEQVKICDPCIVLSKSEKHSFRFVFLTDEALCITENPPKSILYSISLKDVREVEMVHDSATFLQKELRAIALHIVIRHVSTNSSSINSLYNTRPIGNSKHSSILKTMVGSLLSNPSSNTSGQNSLQKSSIVSGSLSELNVNSHNNTNSQFTDDTTSFSLKNKTLSLESFEDGLSLSGSSATLSDYPASSPRDIFNWKQCDPFQVEVLDSAKDPRSSMGSESSVEEFHLYILNQTSNFFMMLKAVWRYHLLKSTTNFNCLENASNKPISNKVTAALFGGLKEDIVHAVQQSAPLEHVYKYFHELKSVAEGNMTIKNAFWKDAELFVACGHFLHRYSTTGSFFLEDRADEIECMVLVAETLCMMLQQTEAITQCHMVLQKCSSFYGSMLKALISFPELSGSLKFDDSLKVLSHDYMVAAYDVIYEFIVAAEQVSWNCSEIAQLTFSTHTLYSVLNSQPNLNMFMDHIMKECVKMWASGPDDMNSSQFSPKSVNSSHNSPLSPSQAVVIYRNFTVLHRCLTKCASVKLHAREKFKEEFKYYIRPEKLEMKLPSLYPVSGIARNITSCVACIVLESSNIGHSGRKYGSPSKSQNTKNIS is encoded by the exons ATGGCCGTCAAACATGTCAAATTTGACAGTTTCCTAAAAAGAACATTGGATGCAAAG GTTTACGAGCAAGTGAAAATATGTGATCCATGCATTGTACTTTCCAAATCAGAAAAACATTCCTTTcgatttgtatttttaactgATGAAGCTTTATGCATAACTGAAAATCCACCAAAGTCAATTCTCTATTCTATTTCATTGAAAGATGTCCGAGAAGTTGaaatg GTCCATGACTCAGCAACCTTCTTGCAAAAGGAACTACGAGCAATAGCACTACACATTGTTATAAGACATGTATCAACCAATTCAAGTAGTATAAACAGTTTGTACAATACAAGGCCCATTGGAAATAGCAAGCATTCGAGCATTTTAAAAACCATGGTTGGTTCCCTGTTAAGCAATCCATCCTCCAATACATCCGGGCAAAATTCCCTTCAAAAGTCGAGTATTGTTTCTGGCTCACTGAGTGAGCTCAACGTGAATAGCCATAACAATACAAACAGCCAGTTTACTGATGACACTACATCGTTTtctctgaaaaataaaaccttgTCTTTGGAAAGTTTTGAAGATGGCTTGTCTTTATCAG GTTCAAGTGCAACATTGTCAGATTACCCGGCCTCGTCCCCACGGGATATTTTCAACTGGAAGCAGTGTGACCCATTTCAAGTTGAAGTTTTGGATTCCGCAAAAGACCCCCGCAGTTCTATGGGCAGTGAAAGCTCTGTTGAGGAGTTTCACCTCTATATTTTGAACcaaacttcaaatttttttatgatgtTGAAAGCTGTATGGCGATATCACTTGCTT AAATCTActacaaattttaattgtcTTGAGAACGCCAGCAATAAGCCGATTAGCAATAAAGTCACAGCTGCACTGTTTGGTGGACTCAAAGAAGATATTGTTCATGCAGTTCAGCAATCAGCCCCACTGGAACATGTTTATAA GTATTTTCATGAATTGAAAAGTGTTGCTGAAGGTAATATGACcataaaaaatgctttttggAAAGATGCCGAGTTGTTTGTGGCTTGTGGACATTTTCTTCATAGATATTCCACTACAGGAAGCTTTTTTCTTGAAGACAGAGCAGATGAAATCGa ATGCATGGTTTTAGTGGCTGAAACACTATGCATGATGTTGCAACAAACTGAAGCAATAACACAATGTCATATGGTGCTACAAAAATGCAG CAGCTTTTATGGAAGCATGCTAAAAGCCTTGATAAGCTTTCCTGAACTAAGTGGATCATTAAAATTTGACGATAGCCTAAAGGTGCTTTCACACGATTATATGGTGGCAGCTTATGATGTTATATACGAGTTTATTGTGGCTGCAGAACAG GTTTCGTGGAACTGTTCAGAAATTGCCCAACTCACTTTCAGCACTCACACCCTATATTCTGTGCTAAACTCCCAACCAAATCTC AATATGTTTATGGATCACATTATGAAAGAGTGTGTCAAGATGTGGGCATCTGGCCCCGATGATATGAATTCTTCTCAATTTAGCCCTAAGTCGGTTAATTCTTCTCATAATTCACCCCTGTCACCAAGTCAAGCTGTGGTAATATATAGAAATTTCACAGTTCTGCATCGCTGTCTTACTAAATGTGCCAGTGTCAAGTTACATGCAagagaaaaatttaaagaagaaTTCAA ATATTACATTCGACcagaaaaacttgaaatgaaACTTCCTAGTTTGTACCCTGTATCGGGTATTGCTCGAAATATTACGTCGTGCGTGGCGTGCATTGTGCTTGAAAGCAGCAATATTGGACATTCTGGCAGAAAATATGGCAGCCCTTCTAAGAGCCAAAATACAAAGAATATAAGTTGA
- the LOC143450500 gene encoding potassium channel, subfamily K, member 16-like: MSKSEVPEEALEEVDSAFSLNNNTAQEKSKVTKPTLKGNLFILLFLVVYILFNLLAAYLFTLIERKEIEGQEHWLPAIKREFLGNHNACITTEELEAFLEKLELAVADGVDDFKGGEAKYYPKRWTLENAFILAFTVATTIGYGVITPVSNGGQIFCIIYALLSIPFTGILAAKMGVISAYYIKSAATRVLGLVPKAKMAGLFFTSLLGLLIYVFLPSILLYAVGNDEQWTYVGCLYCVVVTLTTTGFGDYVPDPSSTVGFIGLILVLVWVIAGLSWFATIIQLIATHMSKHAKSIRRKVNVSSPKVIKRITARRFSSNGNGKNRTKYPPHDETGTMENCELQNGNVDTKVNGQDANNSMLNGHANQDFLPQTAEDNLVENEACLVSGPGSFHTVVISVMGEEKATQT; encoded by the exons ATGTCAAAATCAGAAGTACCCGAAGAGGCACTCGAAGAAGTCGATTCAGCGTTTAGCCTGAATAATAATACTGCGCAAGAAAAGTCAAAAGTTACCAAGCCCACCTTGAAAGGAAACCTCTTCATTCTTCTGTTTCTTGTCGTCTACATTTTGTTCAACCTGCTCGCagcttatttatttactttaatCGAGAGGAAAGAAATCGAAGGCCAGGAACACTGGTTGCCGGCAATCAAGCGAGAATTCCTTGGAAACCACAACGCGTGCATAACCACTGAAGAACTCGAGGCCTTTCTTGAG AAACTGGAACTGGCTGTGGCGGACGGGGTAGACGACTTTAAAGGAGGCGAAGCGAAATATTATCCAAAAAGATGGACTCTTGAAAATGCATTCATATTAGCTTTTACCGTTGCAACTACAATTG GTTACGGCGTAATCACTCCGGTGTCAAACGGAGGGCAGATCTTTTGTATCATTTACGCTCTTTTATCAATTCCGTTTACTGGCATCCTTGCTGCCAAAATGGGAGTTATATCGGCGTATTACATCAAATCG GCAGCAACTCGCGTGTTGGGGCTAGTCCCAAAAGCAAAGATGGCAGGATTGTTCTTCACATCTCTTCTTGGCCTCTTGATCTACGTCTTCCTTCCAAGCATCCTGCTTTATGCGGTTGGTAATGATGAACAGTGGACCTATGTAGGTTGCTTGTACTGTGTCGTTGTGACACTTACCACAACTGGGTTCGGTGACTATGTGCCAG ATCCAAGCTCTACCGTTGGTTTTATTGGGCTTATTCTTGTTCTCGTATGGGTGATCGCTGGACTGTCGTGGTTTGCAACCATCATCCAACTTATTGCCACTCACATGAGCAAGCACGCGAAATCAATCAGGAGGAAAGTAAACGTTTCAAGCCCTAAAGTCATCAAAC GGATTACAGCGAGACGCTTTAGCTCCAATGGAAACGGCAAAAATCGAACAAAGTATCCACCTCATGATGAAACAGGGACGATGGAAAATTGTGAACTTCAAAACGGAAACGTTGACACAAAA GTGAACGGCCAAGATGCGAATAATTCAATGTTGAATGGTCACGCGAATCAGGACTTTTTACCGCAGACGGCTGAAGATAATCTCGTTGAAAATGAAGCTTGTTTAGTGTCGGGGCCAGGCTCCTTTCACACTGTGGTTATATCGGTTATGGGCGAGGAAAAAGCAACGCAAACGTAA